In Pseudoduganella albidiflava, a single window of DNA contains:
- a CDS encoding ABC transporter ATP-binding protein: MMKRDDDPLLAPAAPAVSPEPAVLYANGVEKTYPNGTRALDPVKLRIGRGEFVSLLGPSGCGKSTLLKMFAGLESPSAGHVRWWGEGMATVDTPDRTLAMVFQEATLMPWAKVADNVRLPLDLKGVPRDQAAPRVEQALDLVGLAKFGHVYPRELSGGMQMRASIARALATEPNLLLMDEPFGALDEFTRNRLDADLRELWARRDLTVVFVTHSIYEAVYLSSRVVVMAARPGRVIADVPIDGPRVRDDEFRISPQFMAYCKQLSDLLVEANGHH; the protein is encoded by the coding sequence ATGATGAAACGCGACGACGATCCTTTGCTGGCGCCGGCCGCGCCCGCGGTCTCCCCCGAGCCGGCGGTGCTGTACGCGAATGGCGTGGAAAAAACCTACCCGAACGGCACCCGCGCGCTGGACCCGGTGAAGCTGCGCATCGGGCGCGGCGAGTTCGTGTCGCTGCTGGGGCCATCCGGCTGTGGCAAGAGCACGCTGCTGAAGATGTTCGCCGGGCTGGAAAGCCCGTCGGCCGGCCATGTGCGCTGGTGGGGCGAGGGCATGGCCACCGTCGACACGCCGGACCGAACGCTGGCGATGGTGTTCCAGGAAGCCACGCTGATGCCATGGGCGAAGGTGGCCGACAATGTGCGGCTGCCGCTCGACCTGAAGGGCGTGCCGCGCGACCAGGCGGCGCCGCGCGTGGAACAGGCGCTGGACCTGGTGGGACTGGCGAAGTTCGGCCACGTCTACCCGCGCGAACTGTCGGGCGGCATGCAGATGCGCGCGTCGATCGCGCGGGCGCTGGCCACCGAGCCGAACCTGCTGCTGATGGACGAGCCGTTCGGCGCCCTGGACGAATTCACCCGCAACCGGCTCGATGCCGACCTGCGTGAACTGTGGGCGCGGCGCGACCTGACGGTGGTGTTCGTCACACACAGCATCTACGAGGCGGTCTACCTGTCGTCGCGCGTGGTGGTGATGGCGGCGCGGCCCGGCCGGGTGATCGCCGACGTGCCGATCGACGGGCCACGCGTGCGCGATGACGAGTTTCGCATCTCGCCGCAATTCATGGCGTACTGCAAGCAGCTGTCCGACCTGCTGGTCGAGGCGAATGGCCACCACTGA
- a CDS encoding ABC transporter permease, protein MLKKPLIDDARVRRALAPLALGLVLLALWQAVCVTLQVPVYLVPSPAAIAGTLLDDWSLLFDALLVTLRITFFAFALATVVGVLVAFLFVQSKLLEACLFPYAILLQVTPVVAIAPLIIIWVKTPAAALTICATMMAVFPIISNTVLGLRSVNPGLLNLFRLNRATRWQVLVRLRVPSALPSFFGGLRIASGLALIGAVVAEFVAGTGGSSTGLAYQILQAGFELNIPRLFAALFMITVTGVLLFALMSALARFSLKHWHESEAEA, encoded by the coding sequence ATGCTGAAAAAACCCCTGATCGACGATGCGCGCGTGCGCCGCGCCCTCGCGCCGCTGGCGCTCGGCCTGGTCTTGCTGGCGCTGTGGCAGGCCGTCTGCGTGACGCTGCAGGTGCCGGTCTACCTGGTGCCGTCGCCGGCCGCGATCGCCGGCACGCTGCTGGACGACTGGTCGCTGCTGTTCGACGCGCTGCTGGTCACGCTGCGCATCACGTTCTTCGCCTTCGCGCTGGCCACGGTGGTGGGCGTGCTGGTGGCGTTCCTGTTCGTGCAGAGCAAGCTGCTGGAAGCCTGCCTGTTCCCGTATGCGATCCTGCTGCAGGTCACGCCGGTCGTGGCGATCGCGCCGCTGATCATCATCTGGGTCAAGACGCCGGCCGCCGCGCTGACCATCTGCGCCACGATGATGGCCGTGTTCCCGATCATCTCGAACACGGTGCTGGGCCTGCGCAGCGTGAATCCCGGCTTGCTGAACCTGTTCCGGCTGAACCGCGCCACGCGCTGGCAGGTGCTGGTGCGGCTGCGCGTGCCGAGCGCCTTGCCCAGCTTCTTCGGCGGACTGCGCATCGCCAGCGGGCTGGCGCTGATCGGCGCCGTGGTGGCCGAATTCGTCGCCGGCACGGGCGGCAGCAGCACCGGGCTGGCCTACCAGATCCTGCAGGCCGGCTTCGAGCTGAATATTCCGCGGCTGTTCGCGGCGCTGTTCATGATCACCGTGACCGGCGTGCTGCTGTTCGCTTTGATGTCGGCGCTGGCGCGCTTCTCGCTGAAGCACTGGCATGAAAGCGAGGCCGAGGCATGA
- a CDS encoding PDR/VanB family oxidoreductase gives MNATFTVRVARTWREAEGVQAFELRDPDGAALPPFTAGAHVDVHLPGGVVRQYSLCNDPRDTSRYVIAVLLQEGAGSRAMHALEEGALVTLGMPRNAFELDTGARRSLLVAGGIGITPLLSMAERLNILDRQFALHYCVRSMDAAAFAGRLREAPFAHCVHVHADDGPASQRFDLPALLAGAGACTDLHLYVCGPAGFIAMVKQAALAHGMAAERIHVEHFANAGAAMDVSSSPSSFHVRVASTGKTIAVPAGQSVVDCLAEHGVAIPVSCRQGVCGSCLTTVLEGEPDHQDCYLTDTERAQGDRFLPCCSRSRTPLLVLDL, from the coding sequence ATGAACGCGACCTTCACGGTGCGGGTGGCCCGTACATGGCGCGAGGCGGAGGGCGTCCAGGCCTTCGAGCTGCGCGATCCGGACGGCGCGGCACTGCCGCCGTTCACGGCCGGGGCCCACGTCGACGTGCACCTGCCGGGTGGCGTCGTGCGCCAATACTCGCTGTGCAACGACCCGCGCGACACATCGCGGTACGTGATCGCGGTGCTGCTGCAGGAAGGCGCCGGCTCGCGGGCCATGCATGCGCTGGAAGAGGGTGCGCTCGTCACGCTCGGCATGCCGCGCAACGCCTTCGAGCTCGATACCGGCGCACGGCGCTCGCTGCTGGTTGCCGGCGGCATCGGCATCACGCCATTACTGTCGATGGCGGAACGACTGAACATACTCGACCGGCAGTTCGCCCTGCATTATTGTGTGCGTTCGATGGACGCCGCCGCCTTCGCCGGGCGCTTGCGCGAGGCACCGTTCGCGCACTGTGTACACGTGCATGCGGATGACGGACCCGCTTCGCAGCGCTTCGATCTGCCGGCGCTGCTGGCCGGTGCGGGTGCCTGTACGGACCTGCACCTGTACGTGTGCGGGCCGGCCGGCTTCATTGCGATGGTGAAGCAGGCGGCGCTGGCGCATGGCATGGCGGCGGAGCGCATCCACGTGGAGCACTTCGCCAACGCCGGCGCAGCGATGGACGTGTCGTCGTCGCCGTCCTCGTTCCATGTGCGCGTGGCCAGTACCGGCAAGACGATCGCCGTGCCGGCCGGGCAGAGTGTCGTCGACTGCCTGGCGGAGCATGGTGTGGCGATTCCGGTCTCGTGCCGGCAGGGCGTGTGCGGCAGCTGCCTCACCACCGTGCTGGAAGGCGAGCCGGATCACCAGGATTGCTATCTCACCGATACCGAGCGGGCGCAGGGCGACCGCTTCCTGCCATGCTGCTCGCGTTCCCGGACGCCGCTGCTGGTGCTGGACCTTTGA
- a CDS encoding amidohydrolase family protein, translating to MNDLLIRDAGAIVTGLQGEAARHAGPDIRVANGRIAALGRLAPLPGERVVDATGCVVYPAWVNTHHHLFQSLLKGDAAGIDLPLTAWLAATPYRFRAAFDEDLFRLAARIGLVELLRSGCATVADHNYLYWPGMPFDGSAILFEEAERLGMRFVLCRGGATQTRQLEADLPACLRPETLDGYLADMERITQRWHDPAPDAMRRVVMAPTTPLYSMTPPELRTVAAEARRLGIRLHSHLSETVEYQNAAHGKHGTTPVRFAAEQDWLGSDVWFAHLVKLDEEEIALLGATGTGVAHCPQSNGRLGSGIAPIRQLEAAGAAISIGVDGAASNEAADMISETHAAWLMQRARGGQDARPVHRGGTFEGGADAASIEDVVRWGTRGGAQVLGLDGLGTLEVGMAADIAVYSLDDPRYFGLHDIAIGPVASGGRPALRLLTVAGKPVVEHDAIPGLDLRALAADARAAVARLLR from the coding sequence ATGAACGATTTACTGATCAGGGACGCCGGTGCGATCGTCACCGGATTGCAAGGCGAGGCGGCGCGCCATGCCGGCCCGGACATCCGCGTCGCCAACGGCCGCATCGCGGCGCTGGGCCGGCTCGCGCCGCTGCCCGGCGAGCGCGTGGTCGACGCCACCGGCTGCGTCGTCTATCCGGCGTGGGTGAATACGCACCACCATTTGTTTCAATCGCTGCTGAAGGGCGACGCGGCCGGCATCGACCTGCCGCTGACGGCCTGGCTGGCCGCCACGCCCTACCGCTTCCGCGCGGCATTCGACGAAGATCTGTTCCGCCTCGCCGCACGCATCGGGCTCGTCGAGCTGCTGCGCTCCGGCTGCGCCACGGTGGCCGACCATAATTACCTGTACTGGCCCGGCATGCCGTTCGACGGCTCGGCGATCCTGTTCGAGGAGGCGGAGCGGCTGGGCATGCGCTTCGTGCTGTGCCGCGGCGGCGCCACGCAGACGCGCCAGCTGGAAGCGGACCTGCCGGCCTGCCTGCGGCCGGAAACGCTGGATGGCTACCTGGCCGACATGGAGCGCATCACGCAACGCTGGCACGATCCCGCGCCGGATGCGATGCGCCGCGTGGTGATGGCGCCGACCACGCCGCTGTATTCGATGACGCCGCCCGAGCTGCGCACCGTGGCGGCCGAGGCGCGGCGGCTGGGCATCCGGCTGCACAGCCATCTGTCCGAGACCGTCGAGTACCAGAACGCGGCCCACGGCAAGCACGGCACCACGCCGGTACGCTTCGCCGCCGAACAGGACTGGCTGGGCAGCGATGTCTGGTTCGCCCACCTGGTCAAGCTGGATGAGGAGGAAATCGCGCTGCTGGGCGCCACCGGCACCGGCGTCGCGCACTGCCCGCAGAGCAACGGGCGCCTCGGCAGCGGCATCGCGCCGATCCGCCAGCTGGAAGCGGCCGGCGCCGCGATCTCGATCGGCGTCGACGGCGCCGCATCCAACGAGGCAGCCGACATGATCTCCGAGACCCACGCCGCCTGGCTGATGCAGCGCGCACGCGGCGGACAGGATGCGCGGCCCGTGCACCGCGGCGGCACCTTCGAAGGCGGTGCCGACGCCGCTTCCATCGAAGACGTGGTGCGCTGGGGCACCCGCGGCGGCGCGCAGGTGCTCGGCCTCGATGGCCTGGGCACGCTGGAGGTGGGCATGGCCGCCGACATCGCCGTCTACTCGCTCGACGACCCGCGCTACTTCGGGCTGCACGACATCGCCATCGGTCCCGTCGCCTCCGGCGGCCGCCCGGCGCTGCGCCTGCTTACCGTGGCCGGCAAACCGGTCGTCGAACACGACGCCATCCCCGGCCTCGACCTGCGCGCACTCGCCGCCGACGCCCGCGCCGCCGTCGCCCGGTTGCTCCGCTGA
- a CDS encoding MlaD family protein: MTDNSSPAPAAPAEPAPVRNAEVKAALLLVLMMALIAGAALYLLYARGAFEATQRLVLTADDSEGVAVGMDVTFAGFPIGRVRSIELSREGKARVLVDVPEKDAHWLRSSSIFTLEKGIVGGAKLRAFTGIPTDPPLPDKAERPLLVGDVAAEIPRLLSAARDILANVTALTAADSSLGQSLANVQGVTEKLNGPGGAMGLIAGEDRKARELLANANSLIVRADRLVGNADSKVFGDKGVATDAQAAIVQLNGLLADARASMKKLDAVLEEAQAVGKNARVATEDLGALRADVDANLRKIEQLVNEINRKWPFKREAEIKLP, from the coding sequence ATGACCGACAATTCTTCCCCCGCCCCGGCCGCCCCGGCCGAACCCGCGCCGGTACGCAACGCCGAGGTCAAGGCCGCGCTGCTGCTGGTGCTGATGATGGCGCTGATCGCCGGCGCCGCCCTGTACCTGCTGTATGCGCGCGGCGCGTTCGAGGCCACCCAGCGCCTGGTGCTCACGGCCGACGATTCCGAGGGCGTGGCGGTCGGCATGGACGTGACGTTCGCCGGCTTCCCCATCGGCCGCGTGCGCAGCATCGAACTGTCGCGCGAAGGCAAGGCGCGCGTGCTGGTCGACGTGCCCGAGAAGGATGCCCACTGGCTGCGCTCGAGCAGCATCTTCACGCTGGAGAAAGGCATCGTCGGCGGCGCCAAGCTGCGCGCGTTCACCGGCATCCCGACCGATCCGCCGCTGCCGGACAAGGCCGAGCGCCCCCTGCTGGTCGGCGACGTGGCGGCCGAGATTCCCCGGCTGCTGTCCGCCGCGCGCGACATCCTCGCCAACGTCACGGCGCTGACCGCGGCCGATTCCTCGCTCGGGCAAAGCCTGGCCAACGTGCAGGGCGTGACCGAGAAGCTGAACGGACCGGGTGGCGCGATGGGTCTCATCGCCGGCGAAGACCGCAAGGCGCGCGAACTGCTCGCCAACGCCAATTCCCTGATCGTGCGCGCCGACCGGCTGGTGGGCAACGCGGACAGCAAGGTATTCGGCGACAAGGGCGTGGCCACCGATGCGCAGGCCGCGATCGTGCAGTTGAACGGCTTGCTGGCCGATGCGCGCGCCAGCATGAAGAAGCTCGACGCGGTGCTGGAAGAGGCGCAGGCGGTCGGCAAGAATGCCCGCGTGGCCACCGAGGACCTGGGCGCGCTGCGCGCCGACGTCGACGCCAACCTGCGCAAGATCGAGCAGCTCGTCAACGAAATCAACCGCAAGTGGCCGTTCAAGCGGGAAGCGGAGATCAAGCTGCCATGA
- a CDS encoding MlaE family ABC transporter permease: protein MSTHASLFPSLARLHRATMIWLTSWWRLLQFAALILARGAAPSTYRRDNHRALASHLVLGTAPNLLWFCVLSALISLVIIRIVVVTATSYGLSGYALEMVVRVLVLELIPLTAALFVALRSTLPAGVEFAQRRLAAAAAAPAGSAGPAADPGEVLRREFYPRASAGIFAVWLLAAMSCILTLVLAYLIIYGFTPYALPGYTRVVGQIFNPAVALILVLKIFFFSLAVGIIPLASSYYDAAANPFAARLRSTHGLADMVRMFSVVLLIEAASLMGNYY from the coding sequence ATGTCCACCCATGCATCACTGTTCCCGTCGCTGGCGCGGCTGCACCGCGCCACGATGATCTGGCTCACCAGCTGGTGGCGCCTGCTGCAGTTCGCCGCGCTGATCCTGGCGCGCGGCGCCGCGCCATCCACCTACCGTCGCGACAACCATCGCGCACTGGCCAGCCACCTGGTGCTGGGCACCGCGCCGAACCTGCTGTGGTTCTGCGTGCTGTCGGCGCTGATCAGCCTCGTCATCATCCGCATCGTCGTCGTCACCGCCACGTCGTACGGCCTGTCCGGCTATGCGCTGGAGATGGTGGTGCGCGTGCTGGTGCTGGAGCTGATCCCCCTGACAGCGGCGTTGTTCGTGGCGCTGCGCAGCACCCTGCCGGCCGGCGTCGAATTCGCCCAGCGGCGGCTGGCGGCTGCCGCGGCGGCGCCGGCGGGATCGGCCGGCCCGGCCGCCGATCCGGGCGAGGTGCTGCGCCGCGAGTTCTACCCGCGCGCCTCCGCCGGCATCTTCGCCGTGTGGCTGCTGGCCGCCATGAGCTGCATCCTCACGCTGGTGCTGGCCTACCTGATCATCTATGGCTTCACGCCGTATGCGCTGCCGGGCTACACGCGCGTGGTCGGGCAGATCTTCAACCCGGCGGTGGCGCTGATCCTGGTGCTGAAGATCTTCTTCTTCTCGCTGGCGGTCGGCATCATCCCGCTGGCTTCCTCTTACTACGACGCGGCCGCCAATCCGTTCGCGGCGCGGCTGCGTTCCACGCACGGGCTGGCGGACATGGTACGGATGTTTTCCGTGGTCCTGCTGATCGAAGCCGCTTCCCTGATGGGCAATTATTATTAA
- a CDS encoding LysR family transcriptional regulator, whose translation MDWDDARIFLGIYRAGTLRGAAAHLGIDQATAGRRLAALEAALNAKLFLRTPSGYVPTPAGEMAARPAEAMEQAAHRLEREMQGIDNRLSGTVRVATTDTMAQYFVMDAIRALHAEHPDIRVVLHVNTAVTSLTRREADLAVRTLKPTDPDLVSRHLARRTSGLYASKAYLRRRGMPAADTGLAGHDLVIYHASVAPRQANHVAGVPVAGARVALEVNTGLMLMDAARAGIGIAELPVHMADQDARLVRIFPDRVHQYDMYLVMHGDLHRSARVRAVADAIIAAVP comes from the coding sequence ATGGACTGGGACGACGCCCGCATATTCCTCGGTATCTACCGGGCCGGCACGCTGCGCGGCGCGGCCGCCCACCTGGGCATCGACCAGGCCACGGCGGGCCGCCGGCTGGCCGCGCTGGAAGCCGCGCTGAATGCGAAACTGTTCCTGCGCACGCCTTCGGGCTACGTGCCCACGCCGGCCGGCGAAATGGCGGCGCGGCCGGCCGAGGCGATGGAACAGGCGGCCCACCGGCTGGAGCGGGAAATGCAGGGCATCGACAACCGGCTGTCCGGCACGGTGCGGGTGGCCACCACGGATACCATGGCGCAGTACTTCGTGATGGATGCGATCCGCGCGCTGCATGCGGAGCATCCGGACATCCGCGTGGTGCTGCACGTGAACACGGCGGTCACCAGCCTGACGCGCCGCGAAGCCGATCTCGCCGTGCGCACGCTGAAACCCACCGATCCCGACCTCGTGTCGCGCCACCTGGCACGGCGGACTTCCGGCCTGTACGCCAGCAAGGCCTACCTGCGCAGGCGCGGCATGCCGGCGGCCGACACCGGCCTGGCCGGCCATGACCTCGTCATCTACCACGCCTCGGTCGCCCCGCGCCAGGCCAACCACGTGGCCGGCGTGCCGGTGGCCGGGGCCCGTGTCGCGCTCGAGGTCAACACGGGGCTGATGCTGATGGACGCGGCGCGCGCCGGCATCGGCATCGCCGAACTGCCGGTGCACATGGCCGACCAGGATGCGCGGCTGGTGCGCATCTTCCCGGACCGCGTGCACCAGTACGACATGTACCTGGTGATGCACGGCGACCTGCACCGCAGCGCGCGGGTGCGCGCCGTGGCCGACGCCATCATCGCTGCCGTGCCCTAA
- a CDS encoding MFS transporter, translating into MLLFTLAIGFVMAMIDVTAVNTALSDIATDLGVPLEGLVWVVDAYTLTFAALLLAGGALADRYGAKRAYQGGLAVFVLGSVLCALAPSGAALVAARLLQGTGAALFMPSSLALLTHAEDDPARRAKMFAGWAAIVSAAATVGPVAGGVLVEAFGWRSIFWLNLPLGLLGIALAQAKAPAPAPHARTLGMLSHGLGAGALAALAFVLIEGPVLGWVSVPVLGALASAVLLAVLLVQRERGAAQPILPRALYGIAPFRAAVLTGMLINVGTFGHMFVVSLWMQDAHGSGALGTGLAILPMTAGAGIGNVLSGRAVARHGTRLPLLTGMAGGAVGALLLAQATAGTPPWLVIAGGTMMFLAVGYAIPAMTSTVMGAGGKEHASAAGAALNACRQIGALLGVAVAGTILHAVPDWGTRLAIVYGAIAAAYALACLAIHRNVQASATARLAAGAAE; encoded by the coding sequence ATGCTGTTGTTTACCCTCGCCATCGGTTTCGTGATGGCGATGATCGACGTGACGGCCGTGAACACGGCCCTGTCCGACATTGCCACCGACCTGGGCGTGCCGCTGGAAGGGCTGGTCTGGGTGGTCGACGCGTACACGCTGACGTTTGCCGCGCTGCTGCTGGCCGGCGGCGCCCTGGCCGACCGCTACGGCGCCAAGCGTGCCTACCAGGGCGGCCTGGCGGTATTCGTGCTGGGCTCCGTGCTGTGCGCGCTGGCGCCCTCCGGCGCCGCACTGGTGGCGGCGCGGCTGTTGCAGGGCACCGGCGCGGCACTGTTCATGCCCAGTTCCCTGGCGCTGCTGACGCATGCCGAGGACGACCCCGCGCGGCGCGCGAAGATGTTCGCCGGCTGGGCGGCGATCGTCAGCGCCGCCGCCACCGTGGGGCCGGTGGCCGGTGGCGTGCTGGTGGAAGCATTCGGCTGGCGCAGCATCTTCTGGCTGAACCTGCCCCTCGGCCTGCTGGGCATCGCGCTGGCGCAGGCGAAAGCGCCGGCACCCGCGCCGCACGCGCGGACACTGGGCATGCTGAGCCACGGGCTGGGCGCGGGCGCGCTGGCGGCGCTGGCCTTCGTGCTGATCGAAGGCCCGGTGCTGGGCTGGGTCTCGGTGCCGGTGCTGGGCGCGCTGGCCTCGGCCGTGCTGCTGGCGGTGCTGCTGGTCCAGCGCGAGCGCGGTGCCGCGCAGCCCATCCTGCCGCGCGCGCTGTACGGCATCGCGCCATTTCGCGCCGCCGTGCTGACGGGCATGCTGATCAATGTGGGCACGTTCGGCCACATGTTCGTCGTCAGCCTGTGGATGCAGGATGCGCACGGCAGCGGGGCGCTGGGCACCGGACTGGCGATCCTGCCGATGACGGCCGGGGCGGGCATCGGCAATGTGCTGTCCGGGCGCGCGGTGGCCCGGCACGGCACGCGCCTGCCGCTGTTGACAGGCATGGCGGGAGGCGCCGTGGGCGCGCTGCTGCTGGCGCAGGCCACGGCGGGCACGCCGCCCTGGCTGGTGATCGCCGGCGGCACGATGATGTTCCTGGCCGTCGGCTACGCGATCCCGGCCATGACGTCGACCGTGATGGGGGCCGGCGGCAAGGAGCACGCCAGCGCCGCCGGCGCGGCGCTCAACGCCTGCCGCCAGATCGGCGCGCTGCTCGGCGTGGCGGTGGCCGGTACCATCCTGCACGCGGTACCGGATTGGGGCACCCGGCTGGCCATCGTGTACGGCGCCATCGCGGCGGCCTACGCGCTGGCCTGCCTCGCCATCCACCGCAATGTGCAGGCAAGCGCCACTGCCAGGCTGGCGGCCGGCGCGGCGGAGTGA
- the ribB gene encoding 3,4-dihydroxy-2-butanone-4-phosphate synthase: MSVQELNPVVSPAVSPAVSPVTPPALQGATLEARIGAALEAMRSGVPVILLDDFDRENEADLIVACDRLTVATMALMIRECSGIVCLCLTADRVRELELPPMASENGSRYGTPFTVSIEARHGVTTGVSAADRVATIRAATAPDARPHDLVRPGHVFPLRATPGGVLSRAGHTEGSVDLAIMAGLAPAAVLCELMNPDGTMMRGDAIDRFAALHGMPILTIAEMIAWRRLHG; the protein is encoded by the coding sequence ATGTCTGTCCAAGAACTGAACCCTGTTGTTTCCCCAGCCGTTTCCCCTGCCGTTTCCCCTGTCACTCCGCCTGCCCTGCAAGGCGCCACCCTCGAGGCGCGCATCGGCGCCGCACTGGAAGCCATGCGCAGCGGCGTGCCCGTCATCCTGCTCGACGACTTCGATCGCGAGAACGAGGCCGACCTGATCGTCGCCTGCGACCGGCTCACGGTGGCCACCATGGCGCTGATGATCCGCGAATGCAGCGGCATCGTCTGCCTGTGCCTGACCGCCGACCGCGTGCGCGAACTGGAGCTGCCGCCGATGGCCAGCGAGAACGGCAGCCGCTACGGCACGCCGTTCACCGTGTCGATCGAGGCGCGGCATGGCGTGACCACGGGAGTTTCCGCGGCCGATCGCGTGGCCACGATCCGCGCCGCCACCGCGCCGGACGCGCGGCCGCACGATCTGGTGCGTCCCGGCCACGTCTTCCCGCTGCGCGCCACGCCGGGCGGCGTGCTGTCCCGCGCCGGCCACACCGAGGGGTCGGTGGACCTGGCGATCATGGCGGGCCTGGCGCCGGCCGCCGTGCTGTGCGAGCTGATGAACCCGGACGGCACGATGATGCGCGGCGACGCCATCGATCGCTTCGCCGCGCTGCACGGCATGCCGATCCTGACGATCGCCGAGATGATCGCCTGGCGCCGGCTGCACGGCTGA